In the Synergistaceae bacterium genome, one interval contains:
- a CDS encoding glycosyltransferase family 4 protein, whose protein sequence is MGGGVGKAVSGIARLGQQAGDNYSVLLLDEPRKFHHIERCKTAGVSVLGSADSDSAIDKADAVVVSYFDSYAIDRVNDLIRRFPQDRRLFLWYHNNDVVGPKMPDDIRDRADHIMVSTPATLALPEFRGKSTLVYGFGDFDPTEIEPKTDYSLHSGGFVIGYVGSPTYKKLPHDFLDYVDTAVKLIPNARFVMVGASDGKIVHPNVTFTGWVDDVYRVLREFDVFGYLLQPDSFATTDNAVLEAMAVGLPIVMSKEPVGKWHVEHEVNGMLIGSAGEYAKALFSLRQSEQTRVRYGNNARKRSLDFDKDTNFRSYQNALDEILKRLPLSKSLSKSLSKSLPISLSKEITL, encoded by the coding sequence ATGGGCGGCGGCGTGGGTAAGGCGGTTTCGGGAATTGCGCGTCTTGGGCAGCAGGCGGGCGATAATTACAGTGTATTATTACTTGATGAACCGCGCAAGTTTCATCATATTGAGCGGTGCAAGACGGCGGGTGTTTCTGTACTTGGGAGCGCTGATTCAGACTCTGCGATTGACAAAGCAGACGCGGTTGTCGTCAGTTATTTTGACAGTTACGCTATCGACAGGGTCAATGATTTGATTCGCAGATTTCCGCAAGACCGCAGACTGTTCCTGTGGTATCACAACAACGACGTTGTCGGGCCTAAAATGCCGGACGATATTCGTGACCGCGCAGACCATATTATGGTGAGCACGCCAGCGACGTTGGCGTTGCCGGAATTTCGCGGCAAGTCAACACTTGTCTATGGCTTCGGCGACTTTGATCCAACAGAGATTGAACCGAAGACAGATTATTCCCTGCACAGCGGCGGATTTGTAATCGGATATGTAGGATCCCCGACCTACAAGAAGTTGCCGCACGATTTTCTCGATTATGTCGACACGGCCGTCAAGTTAATCCCGAACGCGCGGTTCGTTATGGTCGGGGCATCCGACGGGAAAATTGTTCACCCGAACGTAACGTTTACGGGCTGGGTAGATGATGTGTACCGCGTTCTACGGGAGTTTGACGTGTTTGGATATCTGTTGCAGCCGGATTCATTCGCAACGACAGACAATGCCGTTCTTGAAGCCATGGCTGTCGGATTGCCAATAGTTATGTCGAAAGAACCCGTCGGGAAATGGCACGTTGAACACGAAGTGAACGGTATGCTTATTGGAAGTGCGGGTGAATATGCAAAAGCACTTTTTTCATTGCGCCAAAGCGAGCAAACAAGGGTTCGTTATGGAAACAACGCGCGCAAACGTTCTCTCGACTTTGACAAAGACACTAATTTCCGCTCTTATCAAAATGCATTAGATGAAATTTTGAAACGCTTGCCTCTTTCTAAATCTCTTTCTAAATCTCTTTCCAAATCTCTTCCCATCTCTCTTTCCAAGGAGATTACGTTATGA
- a CDS encoding metal ABC transporter permease yields MSWKEFFELLSYPFVMRGLAVGLLVSLCASALGVVLVLKRYSLIGHGLSEVGFAALSIALALGLPPLYVSTPLVIAASFVIMFVSQRKRFGGDVAIGIASSGALAAGIIVTTLTRGLNVDVYNYMFGSILAMTREDVVLSVVLAVFVIGLFVLFYNRLFLIVYNEDYARTLGIDVTRYQFLISFLTALTVVLGMRMMGTLLISSLIIMPAVTARKLAKSFKGLVAASVAVSVFCFLAGMVASFVLNLPTGASVVAANLVVLSASRLCRC; encoded by the coding sequence ATGAGTTGGAAAGAATTTTTTGAGCTGTTGTCTTATCCCTTCGTAATGAGGGGGTTGGCGGTGGGACTTTTGGTTTCTCTTTGCGCGTCGGCCCTGGGTGTCGTTTTGGTGCTGAAGCGCTACTCACTCATAGGACACGGCTTGTCCGAGGTGGGGTTCGCGGCACTCTCCATTGCGTTGGCTTTAGGGCTGCCGCCTCTTTACGTCTCCACACCCTTGGTGATCGCTGCGTCCTTTGTCATCATGTTCGTCAGCCAGAGAAAGCGCTTTGGAGGTGACGTGGCCATTGGTATCGCCTCTTCGGGGGCACTTGCTGCCGGAATCATCGTGACGACTCTGACGCGGGGGCTCAACGTGGACGTCTATAACTATATGTTTGGCAGCATTCTTGCCATGACACGAGAGGACGTGGTTTTGAGTGTTGTCTTAGCGGTATTTGTCATTGGGCTGTTCGTACTGTTTTACAACCGCCTTTTTTTGATCGTGTACAACGAAGACTACGCCCGGACTTTGGGGATTGATGTGACCCGGTATCAGTTTTTAATTTCCTTTCTAACCGCCTTGACAGTGGTCTTGGGAATGCGCATGATGGGGACTCTTTTGATTTCGAGTTTGATTATCATGCCGGCGGTCACGGCACGAAAACTTGCTAAGAGCTTCAAGGGTTTGGTGGCGGCGTCGGTAGCGGTTTCGGTCTTTTGCTTTCTGGCCGGAATGGTTGCGTCTTTTGTTCTGAACCTGCCCACGGGAGCCAGCGTCGTGGCAGCCAACCTGGTCGTCCTGTCGGCTTCGAGGCTGTGCAGGTGTTGA
- a CDS encoding ABC transporter ATP-binding protein, with product MPVLTVENLSVSYGSVLALEDISFKVEEGEFFCVVGANGSGKSTLIKGILGLIPLAKGTAVFSVERERISYVPQSETADRDFPATVREIVLTGTQKTGWRLPFYTKEDRRAADEALSFFGIEALGSCQIGELSGGQRQRALLARAMCRNPALLFLDEPCAGLDANAKKAFYAMLADWNRQRKVTVVMVSHDLDDVKTYADRVAVLARKLLFLGGASSWAPD from the coding sequence ATGCCAGTTTTGACGGTCGAGAATCTTTCTGTCTCCTATGGCTCCGTTCTGGCCCTGGAGGATATTTCCTTCAAAGTGGAGGAGGGGGAATTTTTTTGTGTGGTGGGAGCCAATGGTTCGGGCAAAAGCACCTTGATCAAGGGGATTTTGGGGTTGATACCTCTGGCCAAAGGAACCGCCGTTTTTTCTGTGGAAAGAGAGCGGATATCTTACGTTCCTCAGTCTGAGACGGCTGACCGGGACTTTCCCGCCACTGTGCGGGAAATTGTCCTGACCGGAACCCAGAAAACAGGCTGGAGGCTCCCTTTTTACACAAAAGAAGATCGCCGCGCAGCGGATGAGGCTCTGTCGTTTTTCGGAATCGAGGCTCTGGGTTCCTGCCAGATCGGGGAGCTTTCGGGCGGACAAAGGCAAAGGGCGTTGCTCGCTCGCGCTATGTGCCGCAATCCCGCGTTGCTTTTTCTGGACGAGCCCTGCGCGGGACTTGACGCGAACGCGAAAAAGGCTTTTTACGCCATGCTCGCCGATTGGAATCGTCAGCGGAAGGTAACGGTGGTGATGGTTTCTCACGATCTCGACGACGTCAAGACCTACGCCGACAGGGTGGCGGTGTTGGCTCGTAAGCTGCTTTTCCTGGGGGGCGCCAGTTCCTGGGCCCCAGACTGA
- a CDS encoding NAD(P)-dependent glycerol-3-phosphate dehydrogenase → MNLTILGAGSFGTALANHVAKLGNDVRLWCRSATQAETINVKRANPRYLKECRLREEVRADTDLESAIAFGKNTILALPAQSLRDVLLRLVPLEFTLKLEEKKFLNLSKGIEIASGKLPYQIMEEVLPNISYSALSGPSHAEEVVRDLPTAVVIASRSHTTAQEWQMILNSPHFRVYTSDDLTGIELGGAVKNVIAVAMGVAEALNFGDNAKAALATRGLAEITRLGVALGASPLTLAGLAGVGDLMATCYSRHSRNLRLGLAIGRGLNVEEAVAEIGQVVEGVHTVKALVAYGRRVHIELPIAEGVHDVLYEGASIEQVLEKLLFREPKPERHASELWPTDDSDPATSV, encoded by the coding sequence ATGAATTTGACTATACTGGGGGCTGGGAGTTTCGGAACAGCCCTGGCGAATCATGTGGCCAAACTAGGAAATGACGTCCGACTTTGGTGCCGTAGCGCTACTCAGGCGGAAACGATCAATGTCAAGCGCGCAAACCCTCGTTATCTGAAGGAATGTCGATTGCGGGAGGAGGTTCGAGCCGATACCGATCTTGAAAGTGCCATCGCTTTCGGGAAAAATACCATCCTGGCTCTTCCCGCCCAGAGTCTAAGAGATGTCCTTCTGCGTTTGGTTCCCTTGGAGTTTACTCTAAAACTTGAAGAAAAAAAGTTTTTGAACCTGAGTAAGGGAATCGAGATTGCGTCGGGCAAGTTGCCATACCAGATCATGGAGGAGGTGTTGCCGAACATCTCTTACAGCGCCCTTTCGGGCCCCAGTCACGCCGAAGAGGTCGTCCGCGACCTGCCCACTGCCGTTGTGATCGCCTCCCGCTCCCACACTACCGCCCAAGAATGGCAGATGATTTTAAACAGCCCTCATTTTCGGGTCTACACAAGCGACGATCTGACGGGAATCGAGCTAGGAGGCGCCGTCAAGAACGTCATTGCCGTTGCTATGGGCGTTGCCGAGGCCCTGAACTTCGGAGACAACGCGAAAGCCGCCCTGGCTACCCGCGGGCTAGCGGAGATCACACGACTGGGTGTGGCCCTCGGCGCTTCACCCCTAACCCTGGCGGGACTGGCTGGGGTGGGAGATCTGATGGCCACCTGCTACAGTCGTCATTCCCGCAACCTGCGCTTGGGACTCGCCATCGGACGGGGGCTGAACGTGGAGGAGGCCGTCGCGGAAATCGGGCAAGTGGTGGAGGGCGTCCACACCGTCAAGGCTTTGGTGGCTTATGGAAGAAGGGTCCATATTGAACTGCCCATCGCCGAGGGTGTTCACGATGTTCTTTACGAGGGAGCGTCCATTGAACAAGTACTGGAGAAGCTGCTTTTTCGAGAGCCGAAGCCGGAGCGGCACGCTTCGGAATTATGGCCCACCGACGACTCTGACCCGGCCACCTCCGTTTGA
- a CDS encoding nodulation protein NfeD, giving the protein MRRVCTAVGAVVLVWVLFFCAVAQAAGLGAEPEQRTAGKVLVAPLTGTVSVQMEQFVAKVVQQAEDEKAGLIVFKLDTPGGLVEATRGITQAILGSRVPVVMWVPPGGRAASAGAFMMQASHIAAMASGSNVGAAHPVVVSGGDVPEGDMRTKVLNDLTTQMRALANHHGRNAEVAQQMVLESLSLTAHEALEENVIDIIADDLPALLSASRGRSVVGDGQRMMAVQFSETVENLEMNFREQFIQFLSSPDIAYLLLAGGLLALFYEIITPGGFVLGTTGAVMLLLGSIGLKMLPFNWAGVALVVAGVIVMGIDLFIGGTGLLSLLGIAVLVAGGMFLFRAPGSELLSISLGVIAGMAITLGVCFTVFALMIAKSLRAKVSTGKEGLVGLDVEITEDLVPEGMVKCHGEVWKARAEGKHLRRGAAALVLATEGIILIIGAKESEA; this is encoded by the coding sequence ATGAGGCGCGTTTGCACGGCCGTTGGAGCAGTTGTTTTGGTTTGGGTTTTGTTTTTTTGCGCTGTCGCCCAGGCCGCGGGGCTTGGGGCAGAGCCGGAGCAGAGAACGGCGGGAAAGGTGCTCGTAGCCCCTCTGACCGGCACGGTGAGCGTCCAAATGGAGCAGTTTGTCGCAAAGGTGGTCCAACAGGCCGAGGACGAGAAAGCTGGATTAATTGTCTTTAAACTGGACACGCCAGGGGGCCTCGTAGAGGCTACGCGAGGTATCACTCAAGCGATTTTGGGCTCCAGGGTTCCTGTGGTTATGTGGGTGCCACCAGGAGGAAGGGCAGCCTCGGCCGGCGCCTTCATGATGCAAGCCTCCCACATCGCCGCGATGGCATCGGGCTCCAACGTGGGCGCGGCTCACCCTGTGGTGGTTTCCGGCGGCGACGTCCCGGAAGGGGACATGAGAACGAAGGTACTCAACGACCTCACAACTCAAATGCGGGCTCTAGCCAATCATCACGGTCGCAATGCGGAGGTTGCCCAGCAAATGGTTTTGGAGAGCCTTTCCTTGACCGCTCATGAAGCCCTGGAGGAAAACGTTATCGATATCATCGCCGATGACCTGCCCGCGTTGCTATCCGCCTCCCGTGGGCGTTCCGTCGTGGGAGACGGGCAGCGGATGATGGCGGTACAATTCTCGGAGACGGTCGAAAACCTGGAAATGAATTTCCGGGAGCAATTCATTCAGTTCCTGTCCAGCCCGGACATTGCCTACCTCCTACTCGCGGGCGGATTGTTGGCTCTCTTTTATGAGATCATTACCCCTGGCGGTTTTGTCTTGGGAACCACGGGAGCTGTTATGCTGCTTCTGGGCAGTATCGGCCTTAAAATGTTGCCCTTCAACTGGGCAGGTGTTGCTTTGGTGGTCGCGGGCGTCATTGTGATGGGCATCGACCTGTTCATAGGTGGCACGGGGCTTTTGAGTCTTCTGGGTATCGCTGTTCTGGTGGCAGGGGGGATGTTCCTGTTTCGAGCCCCAGGCAGCGAACTATTGAGCATTTCCTTGGGGGTCATCGCCGGTATGGCGATTACCCTAGGGGTCTGTTTCACGGTTTTTGCCTTAATGATCGCCAAGAGCCTGCGGGCCAAGGTCAGCACGGGGAAGGAGGGCTTGGTCGGCCTCGACGTGGAAATCACGGAGGACTTGGTACCGGAGGGTATGGTCAAATGTCATGGGGAAGTCTGGAAAGCGAGGGCCGAGGGAAAGCACTTGCGTCGAGGCGCCGCTGCCTTGGTGTTGGCCACGGAGGGTATCATCCTGATCATAGGCGCGAAAGAATCCGAAGCCTGA